The Astyanax mexicanus isolate ESR-SI-001 chromosome 20, AstMex3_surface, whole genome shotgun sequence genome contains a region encoding:
- the mipepb gene encoding LOW QUALITY PROTEIN: mitochondrial intermediate peptidase (The sequence of the model RefSeq protein was modified relative to this genomic sequence to represent the inferred CDS: substituted 1 base at 1 genomic stop codon), with translation WTVSDTVFRPVRFCKLLKSSKLILFRGVTAWSPVGEAFNAQQQHRRLDHEHTNVGLFGVAELSSPAGFQVVQREALWEMEFLVKRACTPPSAVETVEAFDQISDCLCRVADLADFIKVAHPDPAYRNAAEKTCIDISTAVEKLNTNVDLCQSLKNLLGDEDAVATLDPDTRRVAELFMFDFEINGIHLDEAKRRKSVSLNVKLLDLCHSFLHGSQLPSKVEKRDLPEHIRHCFSVDGDRIQIGGLYADSPDELVREAAYKVFLYPNSDLLLCLDELLACRHELAQLVGYESFAHRALKAXMAKTPETVMEFLQLLTEKLSVRTARDFSTMRDFKQKTCSTNLDLMPWDHLYLSGAIRAKMCNIEAMHYSPYLSLGACMEGLNMLFSQLFGVSFHAEEPKMGEVWSDDVRKLAVVHESEGLLGYIYCDFFRRPDKPHQDCHFTIRGGRLKVDGQYQLPVVVLMMSLPLPPGRAPLLLTPNMMENLFHEMGHAMHSILGRTHYQHVSGTRCATDFAEVPSILMEFFASDYRVVSQFAHHYETGEPLPESMVTRLCECKKICGAADTQLQVFYAALNQMYHAKPQNKTTTDILEDVQGRFYGLPYVPNTAWQQRFSHLVGYGAKYYSYLMSRAVASMVWKQCFLKDPFSRTMGVHYRNKMLAHGGGREPMLIIEGMLQKTPTTEDFVNALVLDHDADF, from the exons TGGACTGTTTCAGACACCGTGTTCAGGCCTGTTCGCTTCTGCAAGCTTTTAAAAAGCTCAAAATTAATATTATTCAGAGGTGTAACTGCGTGGTCTCCTGTTGGAGAAGCTTTTaatgcacagcagcagcacagacgACTGGACCACGAGCACACAAATGTG GGTTTGTTTGGGGTGGCAGAGCTCAGCTCTCCTGCCGGATTCCAGGTTGTTCAGCGCGAAGCactctgggaaatggagtttttgGTGAAGAGAGCCTGCACACCGCCCTCTGCTGTTGAAACGGTGGAGGCGTTTGACCAGATCTCTGACTGCTTGTGCAGAGTGGCagatttg GCAGATTTCATCAAAGTAGCTCATCCTGACCCTGCATACCGTAATGCAGCTGAAAAGACCTGCATTGACATCAGCACAGCGGTGGAAAA acTCAACACCAATGTAGATCTGTGTCAAAGCCTAAAGAACCTACTGGGTGATGAGGATGCTGTGGCTACACTGGATCCAGACACAAG gaGAGTGGCTGAGCTGTTcatgtttgactttgaaattaaTGGGATTCATTTGGATGAAGCAAAG AGAAGAAAGTCCGTCAGTTTGAATGTGAAGCTGCTGGATCTGTGCCATTCTTTCCTGCATGGCTCTCAGCTTCCCAGTAAGGTGGAGAAGCGAGACCTGCCTGAGCATATTCGCCACTGTTTCTCAGTCGATGGGGACCGTATTCAGATTGGTGGACTGTATGCAGATTCTCCAGATGAGCTG GTGCGAGAAGCTGCATACAAAGTCTTTCTCTATCCGAACTCTGACCTGTTGCTGTGTCTGGATGAGCTGTTGGCCTGTAGGCATGAGCTGGCACAGCTTGTGGGATATGAATCGTTTGCGCACAGAGCTTTAAAGGCGTAGATGGCAAAAACCCCAG AGACAGTGATGGAGTTCCTACAGCTGCTTACAGAAAAGCTCTCAGTCAG AACTGCGAGAGACTTCAGCACGATGAGGGACTTTAAGCAGAAAACATGCTCAACAAACCTG GATCTGATGCCATGGGATCATCTTTACCTCAGTGGAGCCATTCGAGCTAAAAT GTGCAACATTGAGGCCATGCACTATAGCCCATACCTCTCTCTGGGAGCATGTATGGAGGGACTGAACATGCTCTTCAGCCAGCTATTCGGGGTCTCCTTCCACGCTGAGGAGCCGAAGATGGGAGAGGTGTGGAGTGATGATGTCAGAAAACTG GCTGTGGTTCACGAGTCTGAGGGCCTGCTGGGATACATCTACTGTGACTTCTTCCGTCGTCCTGATAAACCCCACCAG GACTGTCACTTCACCATCCGCGGCGGGCGGCTGAAAGTGGATGGGCAGTACCAGCTGCCAGTGGTGGTTCTGATGATGAGCCTGCCTCTGCCCCCCGGCAGAGCCCCCTTACTTCTTACCCCCAACATGATGGAGAATCTCTTCCATGAGATGGGCCATGCCATGCATTCAATACTGGGCCGAACTCACTATCAACATGTGTCtg GAACCAGATGTGCTACAGACTTTGCTGAAGTCCCATCTATTCTCATGGAGTTCTTTGCCTCCGATTATCGTGTTGTGAGCCAGTTTGCACATCACTATGAGACAGGAGAG CCCCTTCCTGAAAGCATGGTTACCCGTCTGTGTGAATGTAAGAAAATATGTGGAGCTGCTGACACTCAGCTACAG GTTTTCTACGCAGCTTTGAATCAAATGTACCATGCCAAACCGCAAAACAAAACAACCACTGATATTTTAGAAGACGTGCAGGGAAGGTTTTATGGATTACCATACGTTCCCAACACT GCATGGCAGCAGCGATTCAGCCACCTGGTTGGTTATGGTGCTAAGTACTACTCCTACCTCATGTCCAGAGCTGTGGCCTCCATGGTGTGGAAGCAGTGCTTTCTTAAGGACCCCTTCAGCAG AACCATGGGAGTGCACTACCGCAACAAGATGCTGGCTCACGGTGGTGGAAGAGAGCCCATGCTCATTATCGAAG GAATGCTACAGAAGACCCCTACTACTGAAGACTTTGTTAATGCTCTAGTACTGGACCATGACGCAGATTTCTGA
- the si:ch73-1a9.3 gene encoding non-histone chromosomal protein HMG-like, protein MPKRSKANNDTEASEPKRRSARLVNKPAPPKAEPKPKVKKAPAKPKKSKEAEKPKEEEKKEEVPAENGEAKPEDEAPATEEEEKDDAAE, encoded by the exons gcGAACAATGACACCGAAGCCAGTGAG CCCAAGAGGAGATCAGCAAGATTGGTGAAC AAACCCGCACCTCCAAAGGCAGAGCCCAAGCCAAAGGTGAAG AAGGCACCTGCCAAACCTAAGAAGTCTAAGGAGGCAGAAAAGCccaaggaggaggagaagaaagaggaggTCCCTGCCGAAAATGGCGAGGCAAAGCCCGAGGATGAG GCACCAGCaacagaagaggaggagaaggacgACGCGGCAGAATAA